A genome region from Cucumis sativus cultivar 9930 chromosome 4, Cucumber_9930_V3, whole genome shotgun sequence includes the following:
- the LOC101212853 gene encoding exopolygalacturonase, whose product MKPDFIFDNIIITAIIKSHFKKKKKKKKKKKKKKKMGLKKCYVFVVFFIAFFLFSIQELEAYNYAGIPKFFNVVKYGAIPDGKTDNSKAFLKAWNDACEWKGRGRVYVPKGTFKLGEVLFLGPCEGHTAFVVKGILKASTDMSSLYGDSWINFRYVDSLTVGGGGSLDGQGAIAWPRNDCRNNPNCRSLPTTMKFDFITNSKVHNLRSIDSKNNHFMLFGCSNINITNIRISAPGDSPNTDGIKIGTSDHIDIRNSIIGTGDDCISMLSGSKNIYISNVVCGPGHGISIGSLGKYKEEENVMGITVKNCTFKNTTDGVRIKTWATPLMGTAYNIYYEDIFMDGVANPIIIDQEYCPVSPCNHDESSRIQISYVTFKNIWGSSKSASAVTLRCSERKPCKNIVLDNINLISSPNVGRLFSSCFHVHGFSYGNQSPYSCL is encoded by the exons ATGAAACCTGATTTCATTTTTGACAACATTATAATCACTGCCATCATCAAATCTcatttcaaaaagaagaagaagaagaagaagaagaagaagaagaagaagaaaatgggttTGAAGAAATGCTatgtttttgtggtttttttcattgctttcttcttgttttcaaTCCAAGAGTTAGAAGCTTACAATTATGCTGGCATACCCAAATTCTTCAATGTTGTTAAGTATGGAGCTATCCCGGATGGCAAAACAGATAACTCTAAG GCATTTTTAAAGGCGTGGAATGATGCATGTGAATGGAAGGGGAGGGGTAGGGTATATGTCCCAAAAGGAACGTTCAAATTGGGAGAAGTGCTTTTTTTGGGACCATGTGAAGGGCATACGGCCTTTGTAGTAAAGGGCATTCTAAAGGCTTCAACCGACATGTCGTCTCTCTATGGTGACAGTTGGATCAATTTTCGTTATGTCGATAGTTTGACTGTTGGTGGAGGTGGTTCATTGGATGGTCAAGGAGCTATAGCTTGGCCAAGAAATGATTGCAGAAACAACCCCAATTGCCGATCTCTTCCCACg actatgaaatttgattttataacaaattcaaaagttcACAACTTGAGATCAATCGATAGCAAGAACAACCATTTCATGCTCTTTGGATGTAGCAACATCAACATCACCAACATTCGAATCTCCGCCCCTGGAGATAGCCCCAACACTGAtggaataaaaattggaaccTCCGATCATATCGATATCAGAAACTCGATCATTGGCACTGGTGACGACTGCATTTCAATGTTGTCCGGAAGCAAGAATATCTACATTTCGAATGTTGTTTGCGGGCCAGGACATGGGATTAGCATTGGAAGCTTAGGGAAGTacaaggaagaagagaatgtgATGGGGATCACAGTGAAAAATTGTACTTTTAAGAATACAACTGACGGTGTGAGAATTAAAACATGGGCAACACCTTTAATGGGCACTGCTTACAACATTTACTACGAAGACATATTCATGGATGGAGTTGCAAATCCAATCATCATTGATCAAGAGTATTGCCCTGTTTCTCCCTGTAATCATGAT GAATCTTCAAGAATACAAATAAGCTATGTGACATTCAAAAACATATGGGGAAGTAGCAAGTCAGCAAGTGCAGTGACATTGAGATGCAGTGAAAGGAAGCCATGCAAGAACATAGTGCTTGATAATATCAATCTTATAAGCTCTCCCAATGTAGGACggcttttttcttcttgttttcatGTTCATGGCTTCTCTTATGGCAATCAAAGCCCTTATTCTTGCTTGTAA